AAAGTATCTGGAAACCGTGGCTGCCGAAGTGGGCGACGTGGACATCACCAAGAGCGAAGTGCTTTTGTCCATCGGCCGCGGCATCGAGAGCGAGGACAACCTGGAAGCGGCGTTCGACCTGGCCAAGATCATGGGCGCGGACGTATCCTGCTCCCGTCCCATCGTGGACTCCAAGTGGTTGGAGCACGCCCGTCAGGTGGGCACCTCCGGCCAGACGGTCAAGCCCAAGGTTTACATGGCCATGGGCATCTCCGGCGCTTTCCAGCACTTGGGCGGATTGAAGGGCAATCCTTTCATCGTAGCCGTCAACAAGAACCCCAAGGCCCCCATCTTCCAGGTGGCGGACGTGGGAATCGTGGGCGACATCCTGGAAATCATGCCCGAAATGCAAGAAAAGCTCGAAGAAATGAAGGGCTAATCATTCCTAATAGGAGGGGAGTGTTTCAATGGATTTTTCTTTAAATAAAGAACAGCTGGACCTGCAAAAGGCTGCCAGGGAGTTCGCCAAAGGCGAATTTGACATGGAGCTTGCCAGGGAACTGGACGCCAAACACGAGTACCCCACAAAGATTTGGAAAAAAGCTGGAGAACTTGGCTTCATCGGCCTCCATTTTCCTGAAAAATATTCCGGAATGGGTTACGGCGTGCTGGAAAATATTCTGGTCGCCGAAGAACTTTGCCGCGGCGATTCCAGCATCGGCGCCTGCATGGTTTTGGCCGGCTTCGCCTCTGAAATCGTGTTGCATTTCGGCTCTGACGCCCAAAAGGAAAAATGGCTGCCTCAGGTTGCGGAAGCCAAAACCCTTTCCGCCGGCGCCTTTACCGAACCCGGACACGGATCGGACATTACCGGCATGGACACTACGGCTGTCCTGGACGGCGATGAATGGGTGATCAACGGAACCAAAATTTTTATCACCAACGGCAACCTCGCCGGCTTCTTCTGCACTCTGTGCCAGACTGATCCTGACGCCAAGCCCGCTTACCGCGGCCTTAGCATGATATTGGTGGAAGCTGACAGAGAAGGCGTAAGCACCACTTCCGTGGGCGATAAATTGGGCATCCGCATGATGGATACGGCTGAGGTTGTTTTCAAGGACGTTCGCGTACCCAAGGAAAACCTCATCGGCGTGGAAGGCAAGGGCTTTTATCAGGTCCTGGAATTCTTTGACGAAAGCCGCATTCTCATCGCTGCACAGGCTCTGGGAACCGCGCAGGGCGCTTTGGATAGGGCCGTGGAATACGTCAAGCAGCGCGAGCAGTTTGGCAAAAAATTGGCTCAGTTCCAGATCACCCAGCATAAGCTGGCCGACATGGCCACCAAGGTCGAACTCGCCCGCCTTATGACCTATAAGGCTGCATGGAATTACGACCAAGGCAAAATCGATCCCAAGCTGACATCCATGGCTAAAATGTTCGCCGCCCGCACTGCAGTGGAAGTGGCCGACGAAGCCATTCAGCTCTTGGGCGGCTACGGCTACATGCGTGAGTATGACGTGGAAAGGTTCTATCGTGACGCTAAGATCACGGAAATTTACGAAGGAACCAAGGAAATCCAGAAGAATACCATCGCAAGCAGCGTTATCGGCAAGCTCAAGTAGCATCTGCTGAAAAAGCAAAATAACGAAGGGGCGTTTTCCTTGCGGAAGACGCCCCTTTTATATTTTACTGTAAAAGAAATCTATCTTTTCTTTTCGGCCTTTTCTTCTTTGCCCAGATGCAGGTGGATGCTGTCCAGGATGCCGTTGATGAAGGCGCCGGACTCGGCCGTTCCGAAGCGTTTGCCGATGTCAATGGCCTCGTTGATGGATACCCGGCGAGGTACGTCGGGGCAGAACAGAAATTCATAGGCGGCGATGCGCATGAGGTTCAGGTCCACGGCCGACATACGGTACAGCTTCCAGTTGTTGGAATGCTGTTCGATAAGGCGGTCAATCTCATCCCGTTTTTCAATCACCCCTTTGGCCAGTTCGTAAAAGAACTGGGCCAGATCCTTGGGAGGCGGAAAGTTTTGGCAAAACAAGTCCAAGGCCTTCAGCGGGGGGGCTGAGGTTGAGTCCACGTAAAATAATGATTGGAGCGCAAGCTCCCTTGCCCTGCGTCTTTTTCCCATAGATTTACTTGAACTGCTCCGCAAGGTTGACCATTTCAATAGCGCCCATGGCCACGTCCCAGCCTTTGTTTCCGGCTTTGGTGCCAGCGCGTTCTATGGCCTGCTCAATGGTGTCGGTGGTCAGAATGCCGAACATAACGGGAATGCCTGCGCCAAGACTGACATGGGCGATGCCCTTGGAGGCTTCGGCGCATACATAGTCGAAATGCGGCGTGGACCCGCGAATGACGGCGCCCAGGCAGATGAGTGCGTCGTACTTGCCGCTTTTAGCCATCTTATCGGCGATCAGGGGGATTTCAAATGCCCCGGGCACCTTGGCGACTTCAATATTCTCGTCTGCAGCCCCGGACCTCATGAGCGCGTCCAGCGCGCCGCCCAGCAGCCTGTCAGAGATGAAATCGTTGAACCTGGCTACGATGATTCCAAAGCGTTTGCCTTCCGCTGAGAGCGTCCCCTCTATCATGCGCGGCATAGTGTTCCTCCTGTTATCCGAAAACGCGATTCGGTTAAGTTTTATTGGCAGGGAATTTTCCCTGTTTTATTTATAAGATTCCACGTCCAGCAAATGGCCCATTTTCAAGGCCTTGCATTCCAGGTAGTCTTTGTTGTACTTGTTGGGGCACACGGCCAGCGGCACTTGTTCCACAATGCTCAGGCCGTAGCCCTGGAGGCCGACCATTTTCTTGGGATTGTTGGTCATGAGCTTCATTTTCCGTACTCCCAGGTCCACCAGCACCTGGGCGCCGATGCCGTAGTTGCGCTGGTCGGCCTTGAAGCCCAGCTTCTCGTTGGCTTCCACGGTGTCCAGGCCGCCGTCCTGCAGAGCGTAGGCCTTGATTTTGTTGACCAGGCCGATGCCGCGGCCTTCCTGACGCACGTAGATGATGACGCCCTTGCCTTCTTCGTTGACCATTCTCATGGCTTCCTGAAGCTGATCGCCGCAGTCGCAGCGTTGGGAGCCGAAGATATCGCCGGTGAGGCATTCGGAGTGCACACGCACCAGGATAGGCTCGTCGGGATTGATGTCTCCCTTGACCAGAGCGATGTTCAGGTATTCGTCCACATCGTTTTCGTAAACGATGACCTTGAAGTCTCCGCCATAGGACGTGGGCAGTTTGGCTTCGGCGGACCTGCGCACAAAGGATTCTTTGCTCATGCGGTATTCAATGAGGTCGGCGATGGTGCAGATGTTGATGCCGTGCTCTTCGCTGAAAACTTCCAGGTCGGGCATGCGGGCCATGGTGCCGTCGTCTTTCATGATTTCGCAGATGACGCCGGCGGGCTTGCAGCCTGCCAAGCGGGCCAGGTCCACGGAGCCTTCAGTCTGGCCGGCGCGGACGATGACTCCGCCGTTGCGTGCGCGGAGCGGAAAAATATGGCCGGGGCGCACAAGGTCTTCGGCCTTGGAGTCGTCTGCTATAGCGGTCTGGATGGTTGTGGCCCTGTCAGCCGCCGAGATGCCCGTGGTGACGCCGCACCGGGCTTCGATGGAGACGGTGAAGCCTGTCTGGTAAGGCGAGGTATTGTTGCCGACCATGGGTTGAAGATCCAGAATGTCGGCTTTTGCCTTGGTAAGGGAAAGGCAAATAAGGCCGCGGCCGTATTTCGCCATAAAGTTGATAATTTCAGGGGTTACAAATTCGGCTGCGATTGCAAGGTCCCCTTCGTTTTCCCTGTCTTCGTCATCCACCAGGATGACCATCTTGCCTTCCTTGATTTCCTTGATTGCCTGCTCAATGCTGATTTTAGCCATGTCTGCCTCTTATAAAAAGCCGTTCTTGGCAAGTAACGCCATGTTAATGCCCGGCATTTGGGAGTTTTTATCCGCCTCTCCTCTAGTTGCGGATAAAAAGTGTTCCACATATTTCCCGATTATATCGGTTTCTATATTTACACGGTCGCCGGGCTTGCGCAGTCCGATGGTCGTGATTTTTGCGGTATGCGGTATGATGCTAACGGAAAAGCCGGTATCAGACCTTTGGTTAATAGTAAGGCTGATTCCGTCGATGGCAACCGAACCTTTTTCCACCATGTAATAGGTCAGGCTGGAAGGGGCCTCAAAGGAGTACAGGATGGCGTTGGCGTCCGCCTTTACCGAAGCCACAGTGGCAATGCCGTCCACGTGTCCCTGCACCAGATGGCCGTCCAGGCGGGAGGCGAAAGTCAGCGCCTTTTCCAGGTTCACCCTGTCCCCGGGCTTGGCCCAATTGAGGATGGAGCGGCTGATGCTCTCGGGGGATACGTCCACGTCGAATGTCGAGCCGTCCAGACGGGTGGCTGTGAGGCATGTTCCGGAAACGGCGATGCTGTCGCCCAGTTTGACGCCCGTCAGGTCGAAATCCGCCTGAATCTGCATGGTGACGCCCCGGCCCTTGTTGATGCGTTTAAGGGTTCCCAGGCCTTCTATGATTCCGGTAAACATGGCGTATTATCAGTCCCGTTCGTCAAAAAGATCCATGACATATCCCTCCACCATAAAGTCGTTTCCGAAACGGTGCAGGGTGATGTCCTTCAGTTCTATGGAGTCAGCCATAAAGTCAGGCCCGGGGCCTGCAAACATGGGAACTCCGTCGTCGCCGCACAAGATTTTTGGGGCGTAAAACAAGCAGACCTTGTCCACCACGCCCGATTTCAGGGCGGATGAATGCACATGCCCGCCGCCTTCAATCAGCAGGCTGTTCAGGCCCCTTTCCCCTAAGTTGCGGCAAATGAAATCCAGGTTTAAAAACCCGCTCATTTCGGGCGCTTCCACAATTTCTGCGCCTGCTTTTTCCAGAGCGTCCCGTTTTACCTCGGGCGCCTGGGGGCCGCAAAAAATTAATGTACCAGAATCAGAATCCTGGCGCAACATTTTGGCGCTGGGATCCATAGATAGGCGGCTGTCCAGGATGACCCGCAAAGGATCGTTTCCCTGGCCGTCTTCCAGTCGGGCCGTGAGGCTGGGGTCGTCCATGCGGACCGTATTGATTCCCACCAGGATGGCGTCCATGGCGTGGCGCATTTTGTGGACGCAGGCTCTGGACTCTTCGCCGGTGATCCATTTGGAGTCGCCGATGCGCGTGGCTATCCGGCCGTCCAGGGTGGCGGCGCATTTGCAGACCACAAAGGGCCTGCCCGTGGTGACGTGTTTGATGAAAAATTCGTTTTGCTTCCGGGCTTCGGCTTCGCAGACGCCCCATTGGGTTTCCACGCCGTTTTCCTGCAGATATTCCAGGCCGCCCTGGGCTTTGGGATTGGGGTCTTTCATGGCGGCGATCACCTTGGCGATTCCCGCCTTAAGTACGGCGTGGGAGCAGGGCGGCGTTTTTCCATGATGGTTGCAGGGCTCCAGAGTGACGTACATGGTCGCGCCTTTGGCGTCCGCCCCTGCTTCCTCCAGAGCGAAGATTTCGGCGTGAGGTCCGCCGGCCTTTTTATGCCAGCCCTGGCCGATTACCTTGCCGTCCTTGACAATGACCGCGCCAACCATAGGATTGGGCGACGTGCTTCCCGTTCCCTTTTCAGCCAAGGCCAAAGCCTGGCGCATGTATTGGGTGTCCTGTTTTTTCATGGCGCCCTTGTATAAAAAGAACAGGGGGGACCGTGATCCGGTTACCCCCCGAGAATAATAAATAGGTCCAAACCGCCTGGCTGTTACTTGCCGCCCTTTTGCTGCTGTTTAAGCAGGTATTTGAGTTCGGATATAAAGTCGTTTACGTGCTTGAACTCCCTGTACACCGAGGCGAAGCGGACGTAAGCCACGTCGTCCAGTTCGTGCAGCTTGTTCATGATGGCCTCGCCCACCTGGTGGGAGGGAACTTCCTTTTCTCCGGTTTCGCGCAGATCTCTTTCCAGTTGTTCGATAAACTCATCAATCACATGAACGCTGATATTGCGCTTTTCACACGCCCGGAGCATGCCGGCCCGCACTTTCTCCCCGTTAAAAACCTCTCTCCGGCCGTCCTTTTTGATGATGACCAAAGGCATGTCCTCCACCTTTTCGTAGGTGGTAAAACGGCGGGAGCAGGACAAGCACTCCCTGCGGCGACGAATTACATCAGCCTCCTTGCCTTGCCTGGAGTCTATGACTTTATCTTCAGTTTCACCGCAATACGGGCATTTCATCCCTTTCCTCCCTGGAAGCTATGCATAAATGGGGAAAGATTGGCAAAGGTCCTTGACCTTGGCTCTCGTGCTTTCTATCAAAGCCTGATCCTGGGGATTTTTCAAAACGTTCGCCAGGCAATCGGCGATGAGTTCCATTTCAGGCTCTTTCATGCCCCTGCTGGTAATGGTCGGCGTTCCCACCCGGATGCCGCTGGTGACGGCCGGTCCATTTTTATCAAAGGGGATGGTGTTCTTGTTGACCGTAATGCCGGCCTGCTCCACCAGACCCTCCGCTTCCTTGCCGGTAATGTCAAGATTGGAGAGGTTGAGGAGCATCATGTGGTTGTCGGTTCCGCCGGAAACCAGATCCACGCCGTTGTCCATAAGCCGTTTGGCCAGGCAGGCGGCGTTTTTGACCACTTGCTGCTGATAGGCCTTGAACTCGGGCGTAAGGGCTTCCTTGAAAGCCACGGCCTTGGCGGCGATGACGTGCATGAGCGGTCCGCCCTGGATGCCGGGGAAAATCTGGCTGGACAGTTTTTTGCCGAATCCCTTATTGGACAAAATCATGCCGCCGCGGGGGCCGCGCAGGGTTTTATGGGTCGTGGTGGTCACTACGTCTGCGTATGGCAGGGGAGAGGGATGCTCTCCGGCCGCCACCAGACCGGCTATGTGAGCCATGTCCACCATAAGGTATGCGCCGGTTTCCCTGGCTATCTTTTCCAGTTCGGGAAAGTCGATGATCCGGGGGTAGGCGCTGGCGCCCGCCACGATCAGCTTGGGCTTATGTTCCTTTGCCAGGGAGCGGACCTGGTCGTAATCGATGGTTCCGGTTTTTTCCTTGACTCCGTAATGGACGAAGTTGAAAATGCGGCCGGAAAAGCTGACCGGGCTGCCGTGGGTAAGGTGACCGCCGTGGGAAAGGTCCATGCCAAGCACGGTGTCTCCGGGTTCCAGCAGGGCGAAGTAAACCCCCATGTTGGCCTGGGAGCCTGAATGGGGCTGCACATTGGCGTAGTCTGCCTGGAACAATTCCTTGGCCCGGTCCCTGGCGAGGTTTTCGGCCACGTCCACGAACTCGCATCCGCCGTAATAACGGTGGCCGGGATACCCTTCCGCGTATTTGTTGGTCATTACGCTGCCCTGAGCGGCCATGACGGCCGGGCTGGCGATATTCTCCGAGGCGATCAGCTCCAAGGTGAACTGCTGCCTGTCCAATTCCTGCTCGATGGCTTTCGCCGCCTCAGGGTCAACTTTTCTAATGGTTTCCAGATCCAACGGTTTGCTCCCTTTTCAACCAAATGGTTCTTGCTGCAACAAGAAACCGGTACCAAAATATTTTGAATATAACAAGCCTGCAAATGAAGAGCTTGCAAAAAAATTAAACGTTTGCGCCTTGCTATGCTTTAAACTTCTTCATGATAACGGATGCGTTGGTGCCTCCGAATCCAAAAGAGTTGTTCATGGCCGCATTGACCACCTGCTTCCTGGCCTGGTTAGGCACATAATCCAGGTCGCATTCAGGGTCCG
This DNA window, taken from Desulfatibacillum aliphaticivorans DSM 15576, encodes the following:
- the nrdR gene encoding transcriptional regulator NrdR, with the translated sequence MKCPYCGETEDKVIDSRQGKEADVIRRRRECLSCSRRFTTYEKVEDMPLVIIKKDGRREVFNGEKVRAGMLRACEKRNISVHVIDEFIEQLERDLRETGEKEVPSHQVGEAIMNKLHELDDVAYVRFASVYREFKHVNDFISELKYLLKQQQKGGK
- the ribD gene encoding bifunctional diaminohydroxyphosphoribosylaminopyrimidine deaminase/5-amino-6-(5-phosphoribosylamino)uracil reductase RibD; the protein is MKKQDTQYMRQALALAEKGTGSTSPNPMVGAVIVKDGKVIGQGWHKKAGGPHAEIFALEEAGADAKGATMYVTLEPCNHHGKTPPCSHAVLKAGIAKVIAAMKDPNPKAQGGLEYLQENGVETQWGVCEAEARKQNEFFIKHVTTGRPFVVCKCAATLDGRIATRIGDSKWITGEESRACVHKMRHAMDAILVGINTVRMDDPSLTARLEDGQGNDPLRVILDSRLSMDPSAKMLRQDSDSGTLIFCGPQAPEVKRDALEKAGAEIVEAPEMSGFLNLDFICRNLGERGLNSLLIEGGGHVHSSALKSGVVDKVCLFYAPKILCGDDGVPMFAGPGPDFMADSIELKDITLHRFGNDFMVEGYVMDLFDERD
- a CDS encoding acyl-CoA dehydrogenase family protein, whose translation is MDFSLNKEQLDLQKAAREFAKGEFDMELARELDAKHEYPTKIWKKAGELGFIGLHFPEKYSGMGYGVLENILVAEELCRGDSSIGACMVLAGFASEIVLHFGSDAQKEKWLPQVAEAKTLSAGAFTEPGHGSDITGMDTTAVLDGDEWVINGTKIFITNGNLAGFFCTLCQTDPDAKPAYRGLSMILVEADREGVSTTSVGDKLGIRMMDTAEVVFKDVRVPKENLIGVEGKGFYQVLEFFDESRILIAAQALGTAQGALDRAVEYVKQREQFGKKLAQFQITQHKLADMATKVELARLMTYKAAWNYDQGKIDPKLTSMAKMFAARTAVEVADEAIQLLGGYGYMREYDVERFYRDAKITEIYEGTKEIQKNTIASSVIGKLK
- a CDS encoding bifunctional 3,4-dihydroxy-2-butanone-4-phosphate synthase/GTP cyclohydrolase II — translated: MAKISIEQAIKEIKEGKMVILVDDEDRENEGDLAIAAEFVTPEIINFMAKYGRGLICLSLTKAKADILDLQPMVGNNTSPYQTGFTVSIEARCGVTTGISAADRATTIQTAIADDSKAEDLVRPGHIFPLRARNGGVIVRAGQTEGSVDLARLAGCKPAGVICEIMKDDGTMARMPDLEVFSEEHGINICTIADLIEYRMSKESFVRRSAEAKLPTSYGGDFKVIVYENDVDEYLNIALVKGDINPDEPILVRVHSECLTGDIFGSQRCDCGDQLQEAMRMVNEEGKGVIIYVRQEGRGIGLVNKIKAYALQDGGLDTVEANEKLGFKADQRNYGIGAQVLVDLGVRKMKLMTNNPKKMVGLQGYGLSIVEQVPLAVCPNKYNKDYLECKALKMGHLLDVESYK
- a CDS encoding riboflavin synthase → MFTGIIEGLGTLKRINKGRGVTMQIQADFDLTGVKLGDSIAVSGTCLTATRLDGSTFDVDVSPESISRSILNWAKPGDRVNLEKALTFASRLDGHLVQGHVDGIATVASVKADANAILYSFEAPSSLTYYMVEKGSVAIDGISLTINQRSDTGFSVSIIPHTAKITTIGLRKPGDRVNIETDIIGKYVEHFLSATRGEADKNSQMPGINMALLAKNGFL
- the nusB gene encoding transcription antitermination factor NusB, with amino-acid sequence MGKRRRARELALQSLFYVDSTSAPPLKALDLFCQNFPPPKDLAQFFYELAKGVIEKRDEIDRLIEQHSNNWKLYRMSAVDLNLMRIAAYEFLFCPDVPRRVSINEAIDIGKRFGTAESGAFINGILDSIHLHLGKEEKAEKKR
- the glyA gene encoding serine hydroxymethyltransferase, which encodes MDLETIRKVDPEAAKAIEQELDRQQFTLELIASENIASPAVMAAQGSVMTNKYAEGYPGHRYYGGCEFVDVAENLARDRAKELFQADYANVQPHSGSQANMGVYFALLEPGDTVLGMDLSHGGHLTHGSPVSFSGRIFNFVHYGVKEKTGTIDYDQVRSLAKEHKPKLIVAGASAYPRIIDFPELEKIARETGAYLMVDMAHIAGLVAAGEHPSPLPYADVVTTTTHKTLRGPRGGMILSNKGFGKKLSSQIFPGIQGGPLMHVIAAKAVAFKEALTPEFKAYQQQVVKNAACLAKRLMDNGVDLVSGGTDNHMMLLNLSNLDITGKEAEGLVEQAGITVNKNTIPFDKNGPAVTSGIRVGTPTITSRGMKEPEMELIADCLANVLKNPQDQALIESTRAKVKDLCQSFPIYA
- the ribH gene encoding 6,7-dimethyl-8-ribityllumazine synthase, which codes for MPRMIEGTLSAEGKRFGIIVARFNDFISDRLLGGALDALMRSGAADENIEVAKVPGAFEIPLIADKMAKSGKYDALICLGAVIRGSTPHFDYVCAEASKGIAHVSLGAGIPVMFGILTTDTIEQAIERAGTKAGNKGWDVAMGAIEMVNLAEQFK
- a CDS encoding electron transfer flavoprotein subunit alpha/FixB family protein, which encodes KYLETVAAEVGDVDITKSEVLLSIGRGIESEDNLEAAFDLAKIMGADVSCSRPIVDSKWLEHARQVGTSGQTVKPKVYMAMGISGAFQHLGGLKGNPFIVAVNKNPKAPIFQVADVGIVGDILEIMPEMQEKLEEMKG